In the Fibrobacter sp. genome, TCAACGCCCAGAGCTGAGACCAGCTTTCTTCCTGGTCCATCTGGATTACGTTACCGCCGGCACCGTCAAGACTAAGGCCGCTATGCTTTGCCTTGATGCGGTACACGCCATCTTTCAGAGGCGTATGGTTCACCTTCTTTACGCCCTGCTTGGTCATCTTGATATCGGCGATGGTGCTGTCGTTTTCGTAGTAGCAGTAATCCACGGCCACGGCGCGACGGAAGCTTCCGCCAATAGCACCAGTATGGTAGATATAGTACCACTGGTTATGGAATTCGATAAAGGCCTGGTGACTGGTGTTGGAATTGTCGTTGTAGCCCACGATCACCTTGGAATTGGAAACAGGACCAGTAGGAGACTTAGAAGTGGCCTGACCGATTCGTTCTTCCCAGCCGTAAGCATAGGTAAGGAAATAGTAGTCCTTGCGCTTATGCATAAAAGCAGCCTCGGTGAACATGGGAGGCGTAATATCAAACATCTGGCCTTCCAGCTCGATCATGTTTTCCTTGAGACGGTACCCCTTGACAGCACCGTTGCCCCAATAAATGTAGGCCTGTCCATCGTCATCGATCATGACGGTAGGGTCAATATCGTAGTTCACTTCCTTGCCGGGAGTCATGGCGCTGGTGATCAAAGGCTTGCCCAGGGCATCCTTGAAGGGGCCTGCAGGGTGGTTGGCCACAGCCACACCGATGGCAAAATCCTTGCCGTCCCAACCGGTAACGTACCAGTAGAACTTTCCGTTACGTTCGATGGTCTGGCTTGCCCAGGCATGCCACGTCATCCACTTGAAGGAATCGATGGAGAGGGCCTCGCCGCGGTCCACCCACTTATCCATGTCGCCAGAGGAAATAATATGCCAATTCTTCATGACATATTCATCCTTGCCTACGGCGGCTTCGTCGTGACCGGCGTAGATGTACACCGTGTCGTTATATACCAGGGCGGCCGGGTCCGCAGTAAAAATGTTCGTTATGATTGGGTTTGTGGCCGCAGAGGCTAAAGCTGTTAAAACCAGGGATATTGCCGCACCCTTGAAAAGGGAATTGCGAGTCAATCCAAAAGACAAAGTCCCATCCAGAAACTTCATACCAATCCATCCTTTTTTAGGCAATCCCGGGAAAATTCACCCAAACACTCCCAGGAGAGCCAATCCATAAACACATCCTAAATATACCCTTTTTTCGCCAAATGTAGACTTTTTTTTCACTAAAACGTAAATATTTTTAAGTTTGTAGACGTATTTAAGTAAAAGTGTTGACTTTTTATTCATTTTTGTGTAGATTTTAGTTATCCTAAAAAAAGGAGTGTTTATGGGATTTGGGTTAACCAGCCGTAAAGGGCTTGGGATTTTTTCTGCTGCGTTCGTAGCCATGGTCATGGCCGGCCAGAGTGTTATGGCTGCCGATTGGTATGCCAAGGATAATCGTCAGGGTGGGCACGATCCTACCATGTTCCGTGATGAAAACGGTTACATTCTAATGTCCACCAACAACAATTTGGCCATGTCTACATCCGAAGATATGGTCAGGTGGACAGGCAAGGGCCGCGCCCTTAGCGACAAGCCTAATTGGGATTCCTGGCTGCACAAGGCCGTGGGCGGAAAACACGACGGCATCTGGGCTCCGGATCTGTTCAGAATGGGCAACAAGTACGGCATTTTCTATTGCGGTTCCGTATTTGGCCAGAGAACTTCTGCAATTGGTTTGGCTACAAACTCCAAATTGGATTTCAGCAACCCTTCTGCAGGCTGGGCTGACCAGGGCGAAATCGTTCGTACCACCAATAACAACAATTACAATGCGATTGACGCCGACGTGGTGCAGACTGCCAATGGCGAATACTGGATGACTTACGGTTCCTGGAATAGGGGTGGTATTCGTCTCGTGAAGCTTGACCCCAATACCGGCAAACAGGCTGCCGACGACAAAACCAACTACCAGATCGCTACACGCAACGGAAGTGGCATCGAAGGCCCGAGCCTCATTGAACACGATGGTAAGTACTTCCTGTTTACCGCTTGGGACGTATGCTGCAAGCAGGGCGACGAAATCGAGCAGACTACCTACAAGACCGCCATGGGTCGCGCCGACAAGGTGAACGGCACTTACTACGACCGTAGCGGCAAGAAACTGAACGATGGCGGTGGCACCATCTTGATGCAGCGCTACAGCCGTTACGTTGGTCCCGGCGGCGGCGAAGCTTTCAAGGACTTGAACCGCATTCGCTTCGTTCATCATTACTACGACCTGACTGGCGACAAGTTCAACCATATTCACATTCGTGACGTTGTGTTTACCGATGACAACTGGCCGGAAATGGGTCAGCCCT is a window encoding:
- a CDS encoding family 43 glycosylhydrolase, producing the protein MKFLDGTLSFGLTRNSLFKGAAISLVLTALASAATNPIITNIFTADPAALVYNDTVYIYAGHDEAAVGKDEYVMKNWHIISSGDMDKWVDRGEALSIDSFKWMTWHAWASQTIERNGKFYWYVTGWDGKDFAIGVAVANHPAGPFKDALGKPLITSAMTPGKEVNYDIDPTVMIDDDGQAYIYWGNGAVKGYRLKENMIELEGQMFDITPPMFTEAAFMHKRKDYYFLTYAYGWEERIGQATSKSPTGPVSNSKVIVGYNDNSNTSHQAFIEFHNQWYYIYHTGAIGGSFRRAVAVDYCYYENDSTIADIKMTKQGVKKVNHTPLKDGVYRIKAKHSGLSLDGAGGNVIQMDQEESWSQLWALNRVDGYSYTLKNVETGKYLTFGKGDLLDTVKTAAEARQFIIENFNVEDGYRLYADTASEYVADVLNISKESGMPLVVWKQTGTLNQSYLFQYMGDESDYVKEEEPEEISSSSVMSPSSSSEVNNSSDDSQNLLVATMYPGVNIIGASRANGLQFSSVTDYVLMDAQGVALFRGRGNAVALDGISAGMYFVKFGRKIQKINLK